TCATCAACCTAGCAGGGACCcagtaggatagaggttgttatGTGAATAACGCTGTGCTTATGAATTGGTGGCTCCCTTGGAGTTGAAGAGACACTGCCATTACAGGTCCATGCCAGGGATACttcatataaagtgacaaaaagcataaaattattgttgttattagtattacaagCATAACCAACACCAATTTCTCTACTAGTTATTCTTTCTATCCAAAAACTTTCCAGTAACCGTGGTAATCTTTAACACGCAGTGTTCACGATGTCTTTAGATAATCTTTTTCATAATTAAtctttctcttctcttctcttctttttttatttaattctattcaattcaattcaattcaattcaattcaattcaattctattctaattcaattctattctattctattctattctattctattctattctattcttttccattctattctattcacaGCTTTGACCATGGAACTTTGGTCATGGCCAATACTCAAGGTCTCATGAAACAGCTAATTATTGGTAATGTTGGGGTAGACACATCAAAGGTATCAATTTGTATCAAACGTTTGgagaaaatgtgtattttgtatcaTAAATGTGGCCGTAATATTAACAAAATGGTCAAGATAGCAAAATTAAGTGACGTGCATATAATATACTGTTTGGTATTTGTGTCGTATTTGTTGAAATTGAGTCAGGAGTGTCAGATATGGCTAGCcttggatggacagatggatggaatGATATGGGTAATTCCTCCATTGCTGTGTCAATTGGGAGCTAACAGCATGATATTCACACAAGGGTTTCCAACTGGATTTTATTGTTCACATGTTCCATGAATGTCAGTTGAGATTTTAGTACAAATACCAAGCTTTCTACCTACAATGTATACTTTTCTATGTTTgggttatttatttgttaagCCCCAGTCTTTCACTGGCTTTCTTTGCAAGCTCTATGCGGGCTATCTTCCCAGAGAGGCTTGATGGAAATGACTCAAAGAACAGCACATACTTTGGAACAAAGTACTCCTCAAGAATAGGACGCACGAATTCCAAGATTTCATCAACAGTTGCTTCTTGGTCATTTTCGAGGCAAATACATGCACAGATTTCTTCAACCAGCCGTTGATCTGGAACTGATACAACCTGTGGCAATTTAACTTTTGGGTGCCTGACAAGAATTCTCTCTATCTCTTGAGGATATATATTCCTTTCTCCTTTGATTATGATATCTTTTTTTCGACCCATCACATGTAGACATCCATCTTCCTCCATCAGACAAAGGTCACCGGTGTGAAACCAACCACTGACATCAATATCATTGGTTTCCTCTTCATCGCCTTCATATCTGAGGAAGATGTAAGGAGACCTTACACACAGTTCACCTGTTGTGTTAAGAGGCACTATGTTTCCTTTATCGTCAACGACTTTGATTTCCTGGTGATCGATTGGATACCCTATCTTGGAGAATTTGTCCTGATTGAAGTTGAAGGTGACATATCCAGCTTCTGTTGAACCTAAACCAGTGAAGAGATTGGGTGTGACCAGCTGCCTAACCCTGTCGAGAGCCTCTTTTGGGACTAAATTGCCACCGGTGAGGAGACATTCAAGTGAACTAAAGTCATGATCCCGAAATTGTGGCTGGTTGATGAAATCAAAAAGGTAGTGAAACATGAGAATGGTAACAGTGATACTTTCTTTCTGAATGACTTCCGCAATCATAGATGTATCAGCTTCAGGGTCTGGAATGATAACTGTGAACCTGGAAATGACTCCCATGATAGTTCCGGTATCACCACCAATATGCGCAAATGGACTCGTACACATACAACGCACATCTTTGCCGGCTTTGGAGACTACGTCTGCAATATGTCGACTAGATGTGTATAGATTTTCCGCAACACATCGATGTGACCTTACAACAGCTTTTGGCATCCCTGTACTTCCAGAAGTGAATATTATCATCACTTCATCATCTGGTTGGACTGTTTTTCTGATTTCCATTAGTTGTTGAAAATCGACTTCAATTCCTAACTCCGAAATAAATGTGAATCGGAACATGCCAGCTTTCTCATCCTGCCCAATATGTATTATTCTCTGAAGAGTAGAGAAATTTTCATATCCCGCATTATTTTCTTCTCCTTTTGCCACCATTTCCCTGAAAACGTTCTCCGGGTTACCAGAACCAATAAACAAAGTGGACACTTTAGTTTTGTTGAAAAGATATTTCATATACTCTGCCTTGTATCCCACAAGAAAGCGGACAGTTACTAATTTAATGTAAGCAGATGCATATTGTGTAAGGATCCATTCATATCGATTTTCAAACCAAATGCCAACTCGATCTCCTGGTTTCAGACCAAAGTGGAGAAGGCCAGCCGCAAACTTGATAACGTCATGATGTAGTTGTTTGTAAGTGATGCTTTCTCTTCCCAACTTAGAGACAAACACAAAAGCTTCTTTGTCCGGGGAATTCTCTGCAGCTCTATCCAAAGCATCACACAATGTCATTCCAGAGTAAGGAATGGTTGATGCACTGTCGAGATAGCTTGTTTTGGGTTTGAAAAGTCTTAGCATGCTGTGAATCTTGTACCTGCATTAGAAGATGAATGCaatatgttatcaatatattattGATGAATGTGATAAATTTCCTACCTTCCATTCAGGAAGCAagtatattattttgattgttgacAATGTACTTTGCATTGTTATTAACTATGGATATGAGGTGCTcatgtttcacttttactatagcATTCTtttaaccatggtaatgaacagcCCCCCAAAGTTACCTGAAATTATGGCTTTatgcatacaatgtattcaAACTTCATGCAATATAGACAGATAGAAGGTTCACACTTAGTTACTCCTCAAATAGAAACATTGTTTTGACACTGTACTTTGCATTgctattatatatgtatatgaggTACTCAAGACATATTTCACCTTTACTATGGCAGCTCGATGTTGGcttggggttagggttatgcATCATAATCAGATAATGTCAGACCATATGACCATAGCCATTTGCCATATAGTGAACAGTGTCTTCACATATACTGTTGTGGTAGTAGAGGTTGGAGAAATAATCAATGCCTTTAGGACTTCCAAGGTGATGGCATCGATATGATTAATTCCTTTAAACCATTGTTGATGGGGTTAGTGTCAttttccatgtctgacagcatttaaaccatgtttttgaaatattttaactgGGGAGGGTCATACtgtagagaaaggaaattgagggagaaTCACTTTTTACGCAAAAGGCCGGGCCtgatttccccccccccccccggccgtctccttgtaattactgaaggctcccttagttGGCAAAATGGTGGTTGGATACCTCCATTTCTGTATctgaatatttgtaaatgtgttCAAAGTAGGTTTTGAAGCACTTTATATTGCTGATTGACACTGTAGATATAGCTGTATGAAGTCAAAATGGTGGTCGTTCAGTTTGCCAAACAATGTATGCCATGTATTAACCATTTCTATAGGCGTGTACATAATGAGCATATACAGTTAGCCTACttgattgtattattatattttacacTGGCATGATCTCACAACAGTTTCCGGCATCCCATGTAACAACAGTATTTTTGAAATAGTACACATGAATTATTATTGAAGTTGTGTAGTTCTTACGTTTTTAGTAGTCAAGACGTCTACAGTCAAATCTTTTCCGAAAAGTGACTTTTGCTATATAGCGTTTTACTGTAAAATAACGTATTTAAGACACTGTGTACTCAGCGAGTTTCCTCGTATCAGTGAGGTGCCTCGATTATGTACTACGATTGAGAACTATGTAATGGTGGTATTCATACAATAGCTTGATACAAACACGGCGTTACCAATAACGAGGGATGCGGATTTGGGGGCAGGAGACATGCCAGACAAAGTATTTGATGTTGTCAGAATGGAATATGTGACCTACTTACAACGTTGAACCAGGCAAGCCATCTAAGTACGCCTATGTGTCCACTCACCATCTGATATCATAATGTGAAAGAACCGATTCAGTAATCAATGTAGATAATTACCTTTAAAAGCTTATTCCACAGGGAAGGTAAAGAGATTGTCTGGAAACTTGTTTGCTTGACACGGCTCTGCTGCCGTATCACGTGATGATATTATTTGACCCTAGCTACTCTGACCTTAGAATGACACATACAAAAACAGGTCTTACATAGCTAAgttaaaggtacatgtataataaatacatttacattcagcatgttacaaaatgtagtcaTGGTGGTTGACCCCTATTATGATAAATGTGGGAGTTTTCCTAAACAAAGAATTCCGAAACAGCAATTGC
This Glandiceps talaboti chromosome 13, keGlaTala1.1, whole genome shotgun sequence DNA region includes the following protein-coding sequences:
- the LOC144444368 gene encoding medium-chain acyl-CoA ligase ACSF2, mitochondrial-like, coding for MLRLFKPKTSYLDSASTIPYSGMTLCDALDRAAENSPDKEAFVFVSKLGRESITYKQLHHDVIKFAAGLLHFGLKPGDRVGIWFENRYEWILTQYASAYIKLVTVRFLVGYKAEYMKYLFNKTKVSTLFIGSGNPENVFREMVAKGEENNAGYENFSTLQRIIHIGQDEKAGMFRFTFISELGIEVDFQQLMEIRKTVQPDDEVMIIFTSGSTGMPKAVVRSHRCVAENLYTSSRHIADVVSKAGKDVRCMCTSPFAHIGGDTGTIMGVISRFTVIIPDPEADTSMIAEVIQKESITVTILMFHYLFDFINQPQFRDHDFSSLECLLTGGNLVPKEALDRVRQLVTPNLFTGLGSTEAGYVTFNFNQDKFSKIGYPIDHQEIKVVDDKGNIVPLNTTGELCVRSPYIFLRYEGDEEETNDIDVSGWFHTGDLCLMEEDGCLHVMGRKKDIIIKGERNIYPQEIERILVRHPKVKLPQVVSVPDQRLVEEICACICLENDQEATVDEILEFVRPILEEYFVPKYVLFFESFPSSLSGKIARIELAKKASERLGLNK